In Astyanax mexicanus isolate ESR-SI-001 chromosome 17, AstMex3_surface, whole genome shotgun sequence, a single window of DNA contains:
- the rab39ba gene encoding RAB39B, member RAS oncogene family a: MEAIWLYQFRLIVIGDSTVGKSCLIRRFTEGRFAQVSDPTVGVDFFSRLVEIEPGKRIKLQIWDTAGQERFRSITRAYYRNSVGGLLLFDITNRRSFQNVHEWLEEARSHVQPHSIVFLLVGHKCDLDAQRQVSQQEAEKLAAAYGMRYVETSARDAINVERAFTELTRDIFELVKRGDITIQEGWEGVKSGFVPNVVHSSEEVTKSDRRCLC; encoded by the exons ATGGAAGCTATATGGCTGTACCAGTTCCGATTGATCGTCATCGGCGACTCGACAGTGGGGAAATCTTGTCTGATCAGGCGTTTCACAGAAGGCCGTTTTGCGCAGGTATCTGACCCCACGGTCGGCGTGGACTTCTTTTCCCGTCTGGTGGAGATTGAACCAGGCAAACGCATCAAACTTCAGATCTGGGACACGGCCGGGCAGGAGAGGTTCAG GTCCATCACCCGCGCGTACTACCGTAACTCCGTGGGCGGCCTGCTGCTGTTTGACATCACTAACCGTCGCTCCTTCCAGAATGTTCACGAGTGGCTGGAGGAGGCACGCAGCCACGTACAGCCGCACAGCATCGTCTTCCTGCTGGTGGGTCACAAGTGTGACCTGGATGCGCAGCGGCAGGTGAGTCAGCAGGAGGCGGAAAAGCTGGCGGCGGCGTACGGCATGCGCTACGTGGAGACGTCGGCGCGCGATGCCATCAACGTGGAGAGGGCTTTCACCGAGTTGACCCGAGACATCTTTGAGCTGGTCAAACGGGGCGACATCACCATCCAGGAGGGCTGGGAGGGCGTAAAGAGTGGCTTCGTGCCCAACGTAGTGCACTCGTCTGAAGAAGTGACCAAGAGCGACCGCCGCTGCCTCTGTTGA